A single window of Methylacidimicrobium sp. AP8 DNA harbors:
- a CDS encoding cation:proton antiporter has protein sequence MTAIWALAAFWFGLALVASLLANWLRISTALAEIMVGMAASILFGATVGPDALRPNEPWIKVFAGVGAILLTFLAGAEIDPHVFRRKWKEAAAVGLASFLLPSLGCAAAGHYLLGWKLMPSILAGIALAATSVAVVYTVMMEFGFNRTDFGKTILAACFVTDLGTVVTLGLVFAPFTRKTLIFVAALAAVFVGLPWITRQLFRRYGEKPSELEAKFLLLCLLGMGALASWAGSEAVLPAYLIGMTLAGSVGRDHLLIRRLRTVTIGLLTPFYFTRAGYLVSIPAVIAAPAGVLFFLLAEGIAKIGSVYPVAKFYGSTHKEAMYTTLLMSSGLTFGTIASLYGLSNGIIDKGQYSTLVAAIIGTAIIPTVIANTFFLPRHLLPKPEAGDPHPAEKPKGASGGPGAKKESSPS, from the coding sequence GTGACGGCGATCTGGGCGCTTGCGGCATTCTGGTTCGGCTTGGCCCTGGTCGCGAGCCTCTTGGCGAACTGGCTCCGGATTTCGACGGCTCTCGCCGAAATCATGGTCGGGATGGCCGCCTCGATCCTTTTCGGCGCGACCGTCGGCCCCGACGCGCTCCGGCCCAACGAGCCTTGGATCAAGGTCTTCGCCGGCGTCGGGGCGATCCTGCTCACCTTCCTGGCGGGTGCCGAGATCGATCCCCACGTCTTCCGGCGGAAGTGGAAGGAGGCGGCGGCGGTGGGCCTGGCGAGCTTCCTGCTCCCCTCGCTCGGCTGCGCGGCCGCCGGCCATTACCTTCTCGGCTGGAAGCTCATGCCGAGCATCCTCGCCGGCATCGCCCTCGCGGCGACCTCGGTCGCGGTCGTCTACACCGTGATGATGGAGTTCGGCTTCAATCGAACCGACTTCGGGAAGACGATCCTGGCCGCCTGCTTCGTCACCGATCTGGGCACGGTCGTGACCCTCGGGCTAGTCTTCGCCCCGTTCACGCGCAAGACGCTGATCTTCGTGGCCGCCTTGGCGGCCGTGTTCGTGGGGCTCCCCTGGATCACCCGGCAGCTCTTCCGGCGCTACGGGGAGAAGCCCTCGGAGCTCGAGGCCAAGTTCCTGCTCCTCTGCCTGCTCGGGATGGGGGCGCTGGCTTCCTGGGCCGGGAGCGAAGCGGTCCTGCCGGCCTATCTGATCGGGATGACGCTGGCGGGCAGCGTCGGACGCGACCACCTGCTGATCCGGCGGCTGCGCACGGTGACGATCGGGCTCCTCACCCCGTTCTACTTCACCCGCGCCGGCTACCTCGTCTCGATTCCGGCCGTGATCGCCGCCCCGGCCGGCGTCCTCTTCTTCCTCCTGGCCGAAGGCATCGCCAAGATCGGCAGCGTCTATCCGGTCGCGAAGTTCTACGGGTCGACCCACAAGGAGGCGATGTACACCACCCTCCTGATGTCCTCCGGGCTCACCTTCGGGACGATCGCCTCGCTCTACGGGCTCTCCAACGGGATCATCGACAAGGGGCAGTATTCGACCCTGGTGGCCGCGATCATCGGCACCGCGATCATCCCGACGGTGATCGCCAACACCTTCTTCCTCCCGCGCCATCTCCTGCCGAAGCCGGAGGCGGGCGATCCGCACCCCGCAGAGAAGCCGAAGGGGGCTTCGGGCGGCCCGGGCGCGAAGAAGGAATCGAGCCCTTCGTGA
- a CDS encoding carbohydrate kinase family protein, with protein MDVDVLCVGHACYDLALSVPRHPGPDEKLFAERLALGGGGPAANAAVAVRRLGGSASFLGYLGNDDWGERHARELAAEGVDTSLLVRGDAPTPLAVSLVKPDGARSVVNHSAATPKLEAEPAGRLRPAARAVLFDGHEPKVSPPIAAEARRRGIPTVLDAGSCHEGTRTLAGMVDYLVASERFAAQAAGASDPEEALRRLGASHPCVVVTLGERGLLWSFRGERGRLPAYRVRCLDSTGAGDAFHGAFALGVARRMDWESLLRFASAAGALACTRFGARQGLPSAEEVAGLLGRAGR; from the coding sequence ATGGATGTCGATGTGCTCTGCGTCGGCCATGCGTGCTACGACCTCGCGCTTTCGGTCCCCCGCCACCCCGGTCCGGACGAAAAGCTCTTCGCCGAGCGGCTCGCCCTCGGCGGCGGCGGTCCCGCGGCCAACGCCGCCGTCGCGGTCCGCCGGCTCGGCGGGTCGGCCTCCTTCCTGGGCTATCTCGGGAACGACGATTGGGGGGAGCGCCACGCCCGGGAGCTGGCGGCGGAGGGCGTCGACACCTCGCTCCTCGTCCGCGGCGACGCCCCCACCCCTCTGGCTGTCAGCTTGGTCAAGCCGGACGGGGCGCGCAGCGTGGTCAACCACAGCGCGGCGACTCCGAAGCTCGAGGCCGAGCCCGCCGGCCGGCTCCGGCCGGCGGCCCGGGCCGTCCTCTTCGACGGCCACGAGCCGAAGGTCTCCCCGCCGATCGCCGCCGAGGCCCGCCGGCGCGGGATCCCCACGGTCCTCGACGCCGGCTCCTGCCACGAGGGGACCCGGACGCTCGCCGGGATGGTCGACTACCTCGTCGCCTCGGAACGGTTCGCGGCGCAAGCCGCCGGCGCGAGCGACCCGGAGGAAGCCCTCCGCCGGCTCGGCGCCTCCCACCCCTGCGTCGTCGTCACGCTCGGCGAGCGGGGGCTGCTCTGGTCCTTCCGGGGCGAGCGGGGCCGGCTCCCCGCCTACCGGGTCCGCTGCCTCGATTCGACCGGCGCCGGCGATGCCTTTCACGGGGCGTTTGCGCTCGGGGTCGCCCGCCGGATGGATTGGGAGTCTCTCCTCCGCTTCGCGTCCGCCGCCGGGGCGCTCGCCTGCACCCGCTTCGGAGCGCGGCAGGGGTTGCCCTCGGCCGAGGAGGTCGCCGGGCTGCTCGGGCGGGCGGGCCGGTAG
- a CDS encoding efflux transporter outer membrane subunit → MPPLLLAGCLTPAFERPPVPTAPHYKWAPPAKPVNGPPGPAWKVAEPREHLIGKGDWWKMYRDPELDRLETAALTANPTLAEAFARMIQARAEVLGVKAMFYPTLDFTPWLKSVSNAAQGQWPVPPFPRQLDPWAVVGDTNYEFSLWRQLPQLQAAKEQAKAVQAAFEAIRLSLTSEVAQNYYLLRQIDLELSILDHIIEVFRTDLRLTEERTKLGLGQQLDVQRARSQLEQVEGEREGIRWSRAKVENGLAALTGQSASSFHLRPRPLSGEPPEVPPGLPSDLLERRPDVARAERLMAAANQQIGVARAAFYPSFYLAGFGGFQSLFFNTLLTLHNAYWAAGPLLDVPIFEGGRLIAGLNAAKASYWATVQAYRKEVLAAFQEVEDYLSGIRILAEQQRRFGAAVRASSRQVEMTMDRYRRGLANYFEIVQANKEWLTSQRDDAQTLGKRFVLTALLVKGLGGGWEDASFGPLPPKAAPLGGSAPEPGGAVRTAALGEPAPAPR, encoded by the coding sequence TTGCCTCCGCTCCTGCTCGCCGGCTGCCTGACCCCCGCCTTCGAGCGGCCGCCGGTGCCGACCGCGCCGCACTACAAGTGGGCGCCGCCGGCCAAGCCGGTAAACGGTCCGCCCGGGCCCGCGTGGAAGGTGGCCGAGCCGCGGGAGCACCTGATCGGAAAGGGGGACTGGTGGAAGATGTACCGGGATCCGGAGCTCGACCGGCTGGAGACGGCGGCGCTGACGGCCAACCCGACCTTGGCCGAAGCCTTCGCCCGGATGATCCAGGCGCGGGCCGAAGTCCTCGGGGTGAAGGCGATGTTCTACCCGACGCTCGACTTCACGCCCTGGCTAAAGTCGGTCTCCAACGCGGCGCAGGGCCAATGGCCGGTTCCCCCGTTCCCCCGCCAGCTCGACCCTTGGGCGGTGGTGGGCGACACCAACTATGAATTTTCCCTCTGGCGCCAGCTGCCGCAGCTCCAGGCCGCCAAGGAGCAGGCCAAGGCGGTCCAGGCGGCCTTCGAGGCGATCCGGCTTTCGCTCACCTCGGAAGTCGCCCAGAACTACTATCTGTTGCGGCAGATCGACCTGGAGCTCTCGATTCTCGACCACATCATCGAGGTCTTCCGGACCGACCTGCGCCTGACCGAAGAGCGGACCAAGCTCGGCCTCGGCCAGCAGCTCGACGTGCAGCGGGCGCGAAGCCAGCTCGAGCAGGTCGAGGGGGAGCGAGAGGGCATCCGGTGGAGCCGGGCGAAGGTCGAGAACGGGCTGGCGGCCCTCACGGGCCAATCCGCCTCCAGCTTCCACCTCCGGCCGCGTCCGCTCTCCGGCGAGCCGCCGGAGGTGCCTCCGGGCCTGCCCTCCGACCTGCTGGAAAGGAGACCCGATGTCGCGCGGGCGGAGCGGCTGATGGCGGCCGCCAACCAGCAGATCGGCGTGGCCCGGGCCGCCTTCTACCCCTCCTTCTACCTTGCGGGATTCGGCGGCTTTCAAAGCCTCTTCTTCAACACGCTGCTGACGCTGCACAACGCCTACTGGGCCGCCGGCCCGCTGCTCGACGTGCCGATCTTCGAAGGCGGGCGGCTGATCGCCGGCTTGAATGCGGCCAAGGCGAGCTACTGGGCGACGGTCCAGGCGTACCGGAAGGAGGTTCTCGCCGCCTTCCAGGAGGTGGAGGACTATCTCTCGGGGATCCGGATCCTTGCGGAGCAGCAGCGGCGTTTCGGCGCGGCCGTCCGGGCCTCGAGCCGGCAGGTCGAGATGACGATGGACCGCTACCGGCGGGGGCTGGCCAACTACTTCGAGATCGTCCAGGCCAACAAGGAGTGGCTGACCAGCCAGCGGGACGACGCCCAGACCCTGGGCAAGCGGTTCGTGCTAACCGCGCTGCTCGTCAAAGGGCTCGGCGGGGGATGGGAGGACGCCTCCTTCGGTCCCCTGCCGCCCAAGGCGGCGCCGCTGGGAGGGAGCGCTCCGGAGCCGGGCGGGGCGGTCCGGACGGCCGCCCTCGGGGAGCCCGCCCCGGCGCCGCGGTAG
- a CDS encoding universal stress protein has translation MPGFQRILVGFDGSKGAEAAFGLALEIAARFGASVDLLAVLPPSVTDWDLAAAEERALLREPLERCAERAREKKVPFSERIETGDPAQRILEAARRGRYDLLVVGRRKLARPVYWILGSVSEQVIRHSPCPVLVVEPSA, from the coding sequence ATGCCGGGGTTCCAGCGGATTCTCGTCGGGTTCGACGGCTCGAAGGGGGCCGAAGCGGCTTTCGGGCTGGCCCTCGAGATCGCCGCCCGCTTCGGGGCGTCCGTGGATCTGCTGGCGGTCCTCCCTCCCTCGGTGACCGACTGGGACCTGGCGGCCGCCGAGGAGCGGGCGCTGCTGCGGGAGCCGCTGGAACGGTGCGCCGAGCGCGCCCGGGAAAAGAAGGTGCCGTTTTCCGAGCGGATCGAGACCGGAGACCCGGCCCAGCGGATTCTCGAGGCGGCCCGGCGTGGCCGATACGACCTGCTTGTCGTCGGCCGGCGGAAGCTCGCCCGCCCGGTCTATTGGATCCTCGGCTCGGTCTCCGAGCAGGTGATTCGCCATTCGCCCTGCCCGGTCCTCGTGGTCGAGCCTTCCGCCTAG
- a CDS encoding efflux RND transporter periplasmic adaptor subunit yields MLGLVAFGVLFWALFLRNWVVTNDAYVTGNVAPVKSQVAGTVVEVCVEETERVEKGQTLVRLDGLKSWVALRKAEADLAAAVRRVENLFSQVSRLRHRIEEEKAALGRYRYDLGLYRGGTATGVISEQQSVDAQWKVQETEQAIAALEAELRGNEALVQGTTVETNPLVLQAAQAVRDAWLDWYRRNVPSPVTGYVARRTVQPGDQITPEKLLMTVVPLDYIWVVANFRERELGRMRPGQPVVLKSDLYGWGVRYHGVVEGLEPGSGSVFSLLPPDNATGNYVHIVERVPVRIRLDPKELERHPLVLGLTMVTSVHLTRVDRSIRSPITEVPRKAREADYESKIYLQELTAIEGRIRKIIEANRNRKGDAPAPPAGGRSGP; encoded by the coding sequence ATCCTCGGGCTGGTCGCCTTCGGAGTCCTCTTCTGGGCCCTCTTCCTGCGCAACTGGGTCGTGACCAACGACGCCTACGTGACCGGGAACGTCGCCCCCGTCAAATCCCAGGTCGCCGGGACGGTGGTCGAGGTCTGCGTCGAGGAGACCGAGCGGGTGGAGAAGGGGCAGACGCTGGTCCGGCTCGACGGCCTCAAGTCCTGGGTGGCGCTTCGCAAGGCGGAAGCCGACCTGGCGGCCGCGGTCCGCCGGGTCGAGAACCTCTTCAGCCAGGTCAGCCGGCTCCGCCACCGGATCGAGGAGGAGAAGGCGGCCCTCGGGCGCTACCGGTACGACCTGGGCCTCTACCGCGGCGGCACCGCCACCGGCGTGATTTCCGAACAGCAGTCGGTCGACGCGCAGTGGAAGGTCCAGGAAACGGAGCAGGCGATCGCCGCGCTCGAGGCGGAGCTGCGCGGGAACGAGGCGCTTGTCCAAGGAACCACCGTCGAGACCAACCCGCTGGTGCTCCAGGCCGCGCAGGCGGTCCGCGACGCTTGGCTCGACTGGTACCGGCGCAACGTCCCCTCCCCGGTGACCGGCTACGTGGCCCGGCGGACCGTCCAGCCCGGAGACCAGATCACTCCGGAAAAGCTGCTGATGACCGTGGTGCCGCTCGACTACATCTGGGTGGTCGCCAACTTCCGGGAGAGGGAGCTCGGGCGGATGCGCCCCGGCCAGCCGGTCGTGCTCAAGTCGGACCTCTACGGCTGGGGCGTCCGCTACCACGGCGTCGTCGAAGGGCTCGAGCCGGGATCGGGCAGCGTCTTCTCCCTCCTTCCGCCCGACAACGCGACGGGCAACTACGTCCATATCGTCGAGCGGGTTCCGGTTCGGATCAGGCTCGATCCGAAGGAGCTCGAGCGCCATCCCCTGGTTCTCGGCCTCACCATGGTGACCTCCGTCCACCTGACCCGGGTGGACCGGTCGATCCGCTCGCCGATCACCGAGGTGCCCCGGAAGGCCCGGGAGGCCGACTACGAGTCGAAAATCTATCTCCAGGAGCTGACCGCCATCGAGGGGCGGATTCGAAAGATCATCGAGGCGAACCGGAACCGGAAGGGAGACGCGCCGGCGCCGCCGGCCGGAGGGAGGAGCGGCCCATGA
- a CDS encoding DUF302 domain-containing protein, producing MKNAYGFGKEVSTSFEETVPRVVEALQREGFGILSDIDVAATLKKRLGKEMPPYRILGACHPQLAHQVLEIEPTVGLLMPCNAVVRQDAAGKVHVEVMDPEVMSTMLPQEAVKPLAAEAKARLQRVLDSL from the coding sequence ATGAAGAACGCGTATGGATTCGGCAAGGAAGTCTCGACCTCGTTCGAGGAGACGGTGCCCAGGGTGGTGGAGGCCCTCCAGCGGGAAGGATTCGGCATTCTGAGCGACATCGATGTGGCCGCGACCTTGAAGAAGCGGCTCGGGAAGGAGATGCCTCCTTACCGGATCCTGGGAGCCTGCCATCCGCAGCTGGCTCACCAGGTGCTCGAGATCGAGCCGACCGTGGGGCTGCTCATGCCGTGCAACGCGGTCGTCCGGCAGGACGCGGCGGGCAAGGTCCACGTCGAGGTGATGGACCCGGAGGTGATGTCGACCATGCTGCCCCAGGAAGCGGTCAAGCCGCTGGCCGCGGAGGCCAAGGCGCGCCTCCAGCGGGTGCTCGATTCCCTCTAG
- a CDS encoding alkaline phosphatase, with protein sequence MVFRPAPASGAPLLAALLLALLPAASGRAADPFFPYGVASGDPETHSVILWTRIESGKPSVSLRYEVATDPDFRRVVASGEVETGPARDYTAKADVTGLEPGTRYFYRWSGEGHRSPTGRTETLPERADRFRIAVASCQHYGAGFYTAYRSIAADQPDLLVHLGDWIYEFPTYGAAAARPDPVGVAEDLSSYRAKHRLYRSDPDFQRALQSVPVAAIWDDHEVQNDYSGKAARFYAPRRLQAAYQAYFEYVPIRPQEEFRIYRSFRIGDLAELFLTDGRQYRDEDVWHPAFFPPPDAARQALAPGRSMLGAAQRDWLLTGLSRSPALWKLIGSGDLMMDLRLHGLPVSVDSWDGFAWEKEQILAAIAAKQIRNVLVLSGDTHVFSYGELRYQGKPVALEVGTAGISSPAGKLERAAEVEAANPHILFSDRDHRGYVLLDIGREAIEVSFYGFSTVLEPDGRRILLRRFRIPRS encoded by the coding sequence ATGGTCTTCCGCCCGGCTCCCGCTTCCGGCGCTCCGCTCCTGGCCGCCCTTCTTCTGGCTCTCCTCCCGGCCGCGTCCGGCCGCGCCGCCGACCCCTTCTTCCCCTACGGGGTGGCCTCCGGCGATCCCGAGACCCATTCGGTCATCCTCTGGACCCGGATCGAGAGCGGCAAGCCGAGCGTCTCCCTCCGCTATGAAGTGGCCACCGACCCCGACTTCCGCCGGGTCGTCGCCTCGGGAGAGGTGGAGACCGGCCCGGCGCGCGACTACACCGCCAAGGCGGACGTCACCGGGCTCGAGCCGGGCACCCGGTATTTCTACCGGTGGAGCGGCGAAGGGCACCGGAGCCCCACAGGCCGGACCGAGACACTTCCGGAACGGGCCGACCGCTTCCGGATCGCCGTGGCGAGCTGCCAGCACTACGGAGCCGGCTTCTACACCGCCTACCGCTCGATCGCCGCGGACCAGCCCGACCTTCTGGTCCATCTAGGCGACTGGATCTATGAGTTCCCCACCTACGGAGCGGCCGCGGCCCGCCCGGACCCGGTCGGCGTCGCCGAAGACCTCTCTTCCTACCGGGCCAAGCACCGCCTCTACCGGAGCGATCCCGATTTCCAGCGGGCCCTCCAGTCGGTGCCCGTGGCCGCCATCTGGGATGATCACGAGGTCCAGAACGACTATTCGGGCAAGGCCGCCCGCTTTTACGCGCCCCGGCGGCTCCAGGCCGCCTACCAAGCCTACTTCGAGTACGTGCCTATCCGGCCGCAGGAGGAGTTCCGGATCTACCGCAGCTTCCGGATCGGCGACCTGGCAGAGCTCTTTCTTACCGACGGCCGGCAGTACCGGGACGAGGACGTTTGGCACCCGGCCTTCTTCCCCCCGCCCGACGCCGCCCGGCAAGCGCTCGCCCCCGGCCGGTCGATGCTCGGCGCCGCCCAGCGCGACTGGCTCTTGACCGGCCTTTCCCGGAGCCCTGCCCTCTGGAAGCTGATCGGCAGCGGCGACCTCATGATGGACCTGCGGCTCCACGGGCTTCCGGTCAGCGTCGACTCCTGGGACGGGTTTGCCTGGGAAAAGGAGCAGATCCTGGCGGCGATTGCCGCGAAGCAGATCCGCAACGTACTTGTGCTGAGCGGCGACACCCACGTCTTTTCCTACGGGGAGCTCCGCTACCAGGGAAAGCCCGTCGCACTCGAGGTGGGGACTGCGGGGATCTCTTCGCCGGCCGGCAAGCTCGAACGGGCCGCGGAGGTCGAGGCGGCCAATCCCCACATCCTCTTCTCCGACCGCGACCACCGGGGCTACGTCCTCCTCGACATCGGCCGCGAGGCGATCGAGGTCTCCTTCTACGGCTTCTCGACGGTGTTGGAACCCGACGGCCGACGCATCCTGCTGCGGCGATTCCGGATCCCGCGCTCCTGA
- a CDS encoding phosphoribulokinase, which produces MSAKHPVVAVTGSSGAGTTTVKTAFQHIFRREGINAWIVEGDAFHRYDRAEMKARMEEAEKKGNRHFSHFGPEANLFEELEELFRTYGETGTGKVRKYLHNEEEAAPYHLQPGMFTPWEDIPEGTDLLLYEGLHGAVVTDKANVARYADLLIGVVPIINLEWIQKIHRDKKERGYSQEAIVHTILRRMPDYVHYICPQFSRTHVNFQRVPTVDTSNPFIARDIPTPDESMLVIRFRNPKEIDFPYLLSMLHGSFMSRPNTIVCPGGKMPLAMELILTPMIWKLVHQKRQIR; this is translated from the coding sequence ATGTCCGCCAAGCATCCTGTTGTCGCCGTCACCGGCTCGTCCGGAGCCGGCACCACGACCGTCAAGACCGCCTTCCAGCACATCTTCCGCCGGGAGGGGATCAACGCCTGGATCGTCGAGGGAGACGCCTTTCACCGGTACGACCGGGCCGAGATGAAGGCCCGGATGGAAGAGGCGGAGAAGAAGGGCAACCGCCATTTCAGCCACTTCGGACCGGAGGCGAACCTCTTCGAAGAGCTCGAAGAGCTCTTTCGCACCTATGGGGAGACCGGGACCGGCAAGGTCCGGAAGTACCTCCACAACGAGGAGGAAGCCGCCCCTTACCACCTTCAGCCGGGAATGTTCACGCCATGGGAGGATATTCCCGAAGGGACCGACCTCCTGCTTTACGAGGGGCTGCACGGCGCTGTCGTCACCGACAAAGCCAACGTGGCGCGATACGCCGACCTGCTGATCGGGGTGGTGCCGATCATCAACCTCGAGTGGATCCAGAAGATCCACCGGGACAAGAAGGAGCGGGGCTACTCCCAGGAAGCGATCGTCCACACGATCCTCCGGCGGATGCCTGATTACGTCCATTACATCTGCCCGCAGTTTTCCCGTACCCACGTCAATTTCCAGCGGGTGCCGACCGTGGATACCTCGAATCCCTTTATCGCGCGGGATATCCCCACCCCGGACGAGAGCATGCTCGTGATCCGCTTCCGGAACCCGAAGGAGATCGATTTCCCCTACCTCCTTTCCATGCTGCACGGCTCGTTCATGTCCCGGCCGAACACGATCGTCTGTCCCGGAGGCAAGATGCCGCTGGCGATGGAGCTGATCTTGACCCCGATGATCTGGAAGCTGGTGCACCAGAAACGGCAGATCCGCTGA
- a CDS encoding class 1 fructose-bisphosphatase, producing MAHRVTLSAFLLNERRKTPALDPALAGLIKDIEVACKYIAAAVSRGKLAEAKASTRINIQGEEQKPLDVIANELVLQTCESCEHLLGVVSEELEGPYPIPESRDGRYLLVYDPLDGSSNLDLNVTVGSIFSVLRAPEGVKELKPEHFLQPGVSQVAAAFSLYGPSVMLVLTLGRGVHGFTLDREVGTFFLTHPDLRIPEDTREFAINASNERFWEPPVRHYVEECKLGKSGPRGVDFNMRWVASMVAEVFRILIRGGVFLYPRDTKDPSKGGRLRLLYEANPMSLIVEQAGGASSTGRERILEVQPTELHQRIPVILGSRNEVERLVRYHQAYDRGEDLSFKSPLFASRSIYKS from the coding sequence ATGGCCCATCGAGTCACATTGAGCGCGTTCTTGTTGAACGAACGGCGGAAGACGCCCGCGCTCGATCCGGCGCTGGCGGGCTTGATCAAGGATATCGAGGTCGCCTGCAAGTACATCGCCGCGGCGGTCTCGCGCGGCAAGCTGGCCGAGGCGAAGGCGAGCACCCGGATCAACATCCAGGGCGAGGAGCAGAAGCCCCTTGACGTCATCGCCAATGAGCTAGTCCTGCAGACCTGCGAGTCCTGCGAGCATCTCCTCGGGGTGGTTTCCGAGGAGCTGGAGGGTCCCTATCCGATCCCGGAGAGCCGCGACGGGCGCTATCTGCTGGTCTACGACCCCCTCGACGGCTCGTCCAACCTCGATCTGAACGTGACCGTCGGCTCGATCTTTTCGGTGCTCCGGGCCCCGGAAGGGGTCAAGGAGCTCAAGCCCGAGCATTTCCTCCAGCCGGGCGTCTCCCAGGTGGCGGCCGCCTTTTCCCTCTATGGGCCGAGCGTGATGCTGGTCCTGACCCTCGGTCGCGGCGTCCACGGGTTCACCCTCGATCGCGAGGTGGGCACCTTCTTCCTCACGCATCCCGACCTGCGCATCCCGGAGGATACCCGGGAGTTTGCGATCAACGCCTCCAACGAGCGGTTCTGGGAGCCCCCGGTCCGCCATTACGTGGAGGAGTGCAAGCTGGGAAAGAGCGGGCCGCGCGGCGTCGACTTCAACATGCGCTGGGTCGCCTCCATGGTCGCCGAGGTCTTCCGGATCCTAATCCGCGGAGGCGTCTTCCTCTATCCGCGGGATACGAAGGATCCGAGCAAGGGAGGCCGGTTGCGGCTGCTCTACGAGGCCAATCCGATGAGCCTGATCGTCGAGCAGGCGGGCGGGGCTTCCTCGACGGGGCGGGAGAGGATCCTCGAGGTCCAGCCGACCGAGCTGCACCAGCGAATCCCCGTCATCCTGGGCTCGCGCAACGAGGTGGAGCGGCTGGTCCGCTATCACCAAGCCTACGATCGGGGAGAGGACCTTTCGTTCAAGTCTCCGCTCTTCGCCAGCCGATCGATCTATAAAAGCTAA
- a CDS encoding LemA family protein — protein MHPRQRFALLFGVAAARLRARRLLGLLVLPLLLGGCGYNRIQEEDEQVKAAWAEVVNQYKRRADLVPNLVAVVKGYAAHEKEVLTQVTEARARAGALTAGPELLQNEEAMRRFAAAQGELGTALSRLMAVAESYPQLKADSVFRDLQAQLEGTENRIAVARRRYIQSVQAYNTLIRSFPTNLTALVFHYSVKPTFSVEDEAQIARPPSVDFPGAAPGSSVPGSSPR, from the coding sequence ATGCATCCCCGGCAACGGTTTGCGCTTCTCTTCGGCGTGGCGGCGGCGCGGCTCCGGGCCCGCCGGCTTCTCGGGCTGCTGGTCCTTCCGCTCCTGCTGGGCGGCTGCGGATACAACCGGATCCAGGAGGAGGATGAGCAGGTCAAGGCCGCTTGGGCGGAGGTCGTCAACCAGTACAAGCGGCGGGCCGACCTCGTCCCCAACCTGGTGGCGGTTGTCAAGGGATATGCCGCCCACGAGAAGGAGGTTCTCACGCAAGTGACCGAGGCCCGCGCGCGGGCGGGCGCGCTCACGGCCGGCCCCGAGCTCCTCCAAAACGAGGAGGCGATGCGCCGATTCGCCGCGGCGCAGGGCGAGCTCGGCACGGCCTTGAGCCGGCTGATGGCGGTCGCCGAAAGCTATCCCCAGTTGAAAGCCGACTCCGTCTTTCGGGACTTGCAGGCCCAGCTCGAAGGGACCGAAAACCGGATCGCCGTGGCGCGCCGCCGCTACATCCAGAGCGTGCAAGCCTACAACACCCTGATCCGCTCCTTCCCCACCAATCTCACCGCGCTCGTCTTCCACTATTCGGTCAAGCCGACCTTCTCGGTCGAAGACGAGGCGCAGATCGCCCGGCCCCCTTCGGTCGATTTCCCGGGAGCCGCTCCGGGTTCCTCCGTCCCCGGCTCCTCGCCGCGATGA
- a CDS encoding YgcG family protein: MNAPRLGWVLGLLFALFWLDAGPLAAREESEEPQVAPIPPFESYVVDRARLLSARERASLDRRLRLFAKRKGSQVAVLIVPSTRPESPESYAIRVVEKWKLGRKGIDDGVLLLIVTQERVVRLEVGYGLEGAIPDAEAKRIIEERILPFFKKDLFFTGISVGLDAICAKIAGEPLPPLKPPPEAPARAAERGDRSGVLGGLFVLVLIVSSLFGPFLGAALAGGLGLLAGWLFLGGFWTGLLLGLLAAGAALFLAGFLRGRAGPVVWRDGTDLSGWGYWTGFGGESGGFRGGGGGQFGGGGASGRW, translated from the coding sequence ATGAACGCGCCCCGCCTCGGATGGGTCCTCGGGCTGCTGTTCGCCCTCTTCTGGTTGGACGCCGGTCCCCTCGCGGCCCGAGAGGAGAGCGAGGAGCCCCAGGTCGCGCCGATCCCTCCCTTTGAGAGCTATGTCGTCGATCGGGCCCGGCTGCTTTCCGCCCGCGAGCGCGCCTCCCTCGACCGGAGGTTGCGCCTCTTCGCCAAGCGCAAGGGGAGCCAGGTGGCCGTCCTGATCGTCCCCTCGACCCGGCCCGAGTCGCCCGAGAGCTACGCGATCCGCGTCGTGGAAAAGTGGAAGCTCGGTCGCAAGGGGATCGACGACGGCGTCCTCCTCCTGATCGTGACCCAGGAGCGGGTCGTCCGCCTCGAGGTCGGCTACGGCCTGGAAGGGGCGATTCCGGACGCGGAAGCCAAGCGGATCATCGAGGAGCGGATCCTCCCGTTCTTTAAGAAGGATCTCTTCTTCACCGGGATCTCGGTCGGGCTCGACGCGATCTGCGCCAAAATCGCCGGGGAGCCGCTCCCGCCCCTTAAGCCGCCGCCGGAGGCCCCGGCGCGGGCGGCCGAGCGCGGGGACCGGAGCGGAGTCCTCGGCGGGCTCTTCGTCCTGGTCTTGATCGTGAGCAGCCTCTTCGGGCCCTTCCTCGGCGCCGCCCTCGCCGGGGGCCTCGGCCTCCTGGCGGGATGGCTCTTTCTGGGCGGGTTCTGGACGGGGCTGCTCCTGGGCTTGCTGGCCGCCGGGGCCGCCCTCTTCCTGGCCGGCTTTCTCCGGGGCCGAGCCGGCCCGGTCGTCTGGCGGGACGGCACCGACCTCTCCGGCTGGGGCTATTGGACCGGATTCGGCGGAGAATCGGGCGGCTTCCGCGGCGGAGGGGGCGGTCAATTCGGAGGCGGCGGCGCCTCCGGGAGGTGGTAA